From a single Nicotiana tabacum cultivar K326 chromosome 8, ASM71507v2, whole genome shotgun sequence genomic region:
- the LOC142163105 gene encoding uncharacterized protein LOC142163105, with the protein MIAEDSELWDIICDGPHVPMKKVGESGVMVPKTRKEYSDIDKKVVEKNFCAKKILVKQSKIGMLTIEYELFRMKDDESIQDMHTRFTSIINEIHSLGEIIPRNKLVRKVLSVLPSSWESKVNVITEAKDLQTLTMDELIGKLKTYEMK; encoded by the exons ATGATAGCAGAAGACTCCGAGCTGTGGGACatcatttgtgatggtccacatgttccTATGAAGAAGGTTGGAGAATCTGGAGTGATGGTGCCGAAAACTAGAAAAGAATACAGCGATATTGACAAAAAAGTTGTTGAGAAGAACTTTTGTGCCAAGAAGATCTTG GTAAAACAGTCCAAGATTGGCATGCTCACCATCGAGTATGAGCTTTTCAGGATGAAAGATGATGAGTCTATACAAGATATGCACACTAGATTCACATCTATCATAAATGAGATTCATTCACTTGGAGAAATTATTCCtagaaacaagcttgtaaggaagGTTCTCAGTGTTCTACCTAGCTCTTGGGAGAGTAAGGTGAATGTcatcactgaagctaaagatTTACAAACCCTAACCATGGATGAGCTGATTGGAAAGCTGAAGACATACGAGATGAAATGA